The window GGGCCTCCGGGGGACGCGCTTCACTCGCCGCAGCCAGGCTTCACTCGCCCGGCCTGGCGAGTGAGGCACAGCCCCAGCGAGTGAAGCGCGGCCGGGCTAAGGCGGGGGCCGCTTGGCAGGGGTCCGGCGGAGCGGTAGTCTGGACACACTGTCCGAGCAGTGTGACCGAGAAACTCTCCGGGCAGTGCCGCCGCACGTCGCCCACCACCGGAGGACCCGCATGTCGCAGGGGATCGTGGCGTACGCCGCGTACCTGCCCGCCCACCGGCTCGCGCTGGCCGATGTGGCCGCGACCCTGGGGGCCGGGCGGGGCAAGGGCACCCGGGTGGTGGCCTCCTACGACGAGGACTCGACGACGCTCGCGGTCGAGGCTGCGCGGGCGGCGCTGGCGGGCCGGCGGCCCGCCTCGATCTGGTTCGCGACGACGTCCCCGGCCTACGCCGAGAAGACCAACGCCTCCGCGATCCACGCGGCGCTCGGGCTCGGGAGCGACGGGTTCGCGGTCGACGTCGCGGGGTCGGCCCGGTCGGCGCAGGGCGCGCTCCGGGCGGCGGCGGCTCAGCCCGGTGGCCTGGCCGTCCTCTCCGATGTCCGCGTCGGCACCCCCGGCTCCGCGGACGAGCTCCAGAACGCCGACGGGGCGGCCGCGTTCCTGTTCGGCCCGGAGGACGAGGCGCTCCTGGTCCCGGTCGCCACGGCCTCCGTGACTGGCGAGTTCCTCGACCGCTGGCGCGCCCCCGGCGACCACTCGGCCTCGAGCTGGGAGGAGCGCTTTGGTCAGGAGATGTACACGCCCCTGATCGAGGCCGCCACGACGCAGGCCCTGGCCGCGGCGGGGCTGAGCGCCACCGACCACGTCGTCGTCTCCTGCCCGCACACCCGGACCGCGACGGCCGCCCGCGCCGCGCACGGCGGTGCGGACGTCGGCGCCGACCTGACGCTTGGTCAGGCCGGGGCGGCCGACCTCGGGCTCCGGCTCGCCGACGTCCTCGACCGCGCCGAGCCCGGTCAGACGGTGCTGACGATCTCCGCGGTCGACGGCGCCGACGCGACCGTCTGGCGGGTCGCCGACCGCATCGCCGGCCACCGGGCGAGCAGCCCGCTCCGCGAACAGCTCGCCGGCGGCCGGGAGGTCGGCTACGGCACCTACCTGACCTGGCGCGGTCTGCTCGAGCGCGAGGGCCCGCGCCGCCCCGATCCCGAGCGCCCGGCCGGACCGCCGAGCGCGCGCGGGCTCGACTGGAAGTTCGGCTTCGTCGGCAGCCGCTGCGACAAGTGCGGCTTCCTGCACCTGCCCCCGTCGCGGGTCTGCGTCTCCTGCCGGGTCGCCGACCAGATGACGCCGACCCCGCTCGCGGACGCGACCGGCACCGTCGTCACCTTCACCGTCGACCGGCTCGCGTACTCGATGTCGCCGCCGGTGATCGACGCCGTCGTCGACTTCGACGGCGGTGGCCGCACCCTGCTCGAGCTGGCGGACGCCAAACCTGAGGACATCACCGTCGGCTCCCGGGTGGGCCTGACCTTCCGGAAGCTCTACACCTCCGGTGGCGTGCACAACTACTTCTGGAAGGCCCGCATCCTCAAGGAGGCTCGCGATGGGGAGTAAGGGCATCCGCGACCAGGTCGCGATCGTCGGCATGGGCTGCACGACGTTCGGCGAGCACTGGGACCGCAGCGTCGACGACATGCTTCTCGACGCGACCACCGAGTGCTACGCCTCGACCAACGGACTCACGTCCGCGGACGTCGACGCCTACTGGCTCGGCACGATGGCGTCGGGCCTGTCCGGCATGATCCTGGCCAAGCCGCTGGCGCTGGAGTACAAGCCGGTCACCCGCGTCGAGAACTTCTGCGCCACGGGATCCGAGGCCTTCCGCAACGCCTGCTACGCCGTGGCCTCCGGGGCCTACGACGTCGCGATGGCGGTTGGCGTCGAGAAGCTCAAGGACTCCGGTTACTCCGGACTGGTCCGGCCCGCCGTCGCGAACGACGGCACCAGCCCCGACCTCACGCTCACCGCACCGGCGGCCTTCTCGCTGCTCGACCCCGCGTACTGCCGGAAGTACGGCGTCGATCCGCAGGCCTTCCGGGACGCGATGACCCACGTCGCGTGGAAGAACCATCAGAACGGCGCGAAGAACCCGCGGGCGCAGTTCCGCAAGCCGGTGGCGAAGGAGAAGATCTCCGGCTCGCCGTTGGTGGCCGGTCGGCTCGGGGTCTTCGACTGCTCCGGCGTCTCCGACGGCGCGGCGGCCGCGTTGATCGTCCGCGCCGAGGACGCCCACCGCTACACCGACCGTCCGATGTACGTGAAGGGTCTGTCGATGGTGGCCGGGCCGGGCAGCGGAGCCGCCGACCCGGGCTACGACTACACCTCGTTCCCCGAGGTCGTGGTCAGCGCCGAGGACGCCTACCGGCAGGCCGGCATCAGTGGCACCGACCTCGACCTCGCCGAGGTGCACGACTGCTTCACCCCGACCGAGATCGTGCTGATGGAGGACCTCGGGTTCTCCCCGCGCGGCAGCGCCTGGAAGGACGTCCTCAACGGGGACTTCGACCTCGGCGGCCGCATCTCGGTCAACCCCGACGGCGGGCTGAAGTCCTTCGGCCACCCGGTCGGCGCGTCCGGTCTCCGGATGCTGTTCGAGTGCTGGTTGCAGTTCCGCGGGGAGGCGGGCGAGCGCCAGCTCGACGACCCGAAGCTCGGTCTCACGCACAACCTGGGCGGCCGCCCGGGCAGCTGCGTCTCGTTCGTGTCCATCGTCGGCAAGGAGCTGTCATGACCACCACGGGCAGTAAGTACGACGAGCTGATCCGGCCCGACCGGATCCACGGCTCGCTGTACACCGACCCCGAGATCTTCGCCGACGAGATGGCCAAGATCTTCTACTCGACGTGGGTGTACGTCGGGCACGAGTCCGAGATCGCCGAGATCAACGACTACGTCGTCAAGCCGTTCGGTCCGCAGACGGTGATCATGAGCCGCGCGAAGGACGGCTCGATCCACCTGCTCCAGAACCGCTGCGCGCACCGCGCGAACCTCGTCTGCGAGGCGCCGAAGGGCAACGCCACCGGCTTCCGCTGCCAGTACCACGGCTGGACGTACGCCAACAACGGCGACCTGCTCGGCTTCCCCTACAAGAAGGGGTACGAGGGCATCGTCGACAAGTCGAAGCTCGGCCTTGGCCGCGTCCCGCGCGTCGAGTCCTACCAGGGCTTCGTCTTCGGCTGCTTCAACCCGGACGCCCCGTCACTGCTGGAGCACCTCGGGGACGCGGCGAAGGAGATCGACCGCCTCGTCCGCCTCTCGCCGAACGGCAAGATCCAACTGACCGCCGGCTGGCTGAAGCACAAGGTCAAGGCCAACTGGAAGATGCTGCTGGAGAACGAGACCGACGGGTACCACCCGCAGTTCGTGCACTCCTCGGTCTTCGTCTCCGCCGAGAGCGGCATCGGCGCGCTGTACTCCGACACCGCGGAGGCCGTCAGCCGTGACCTCGGCAACGGGCACACCGAGAACGACCTGCGCCCCGAGTTCCGGCGGCTCGGCAACGTCATGGGCTGGTTCGGCACCACCCCGGACAAGGTCCCCAACTACATCGCGAAGATGCGCGAGGTTCACGGGGACAAGACCGACGAGATCCTCATCGAGGGCTCGCCGCACCTCATGGTCTTCCCCAACCTGTTCATCGCCGAGATCCAGATCTTCGTCATCCAACCGATGGCGGTCGACGAGACCGTGCAGCACGTGACGGCCATTCAGCTCGACGGCGGCGAGGAGATGAACCGCCGTCTGCTTCAGCAGACGATCGGCTCGGTCGGCCCGGCCGGCTTCCTGCTCGCCGACGACTCCGAGATGTACGAGCGCAACCAGCGCGGCGTCCGGGCCCGCGACCCCGAGTGGCTGGTCGTCAACCGCGGCGCCAACCGCGAGCGGGTCGACGAGAACGGCAAGCTCATCGGCTACAACACCGACGAGGTGCCGATCCGCGCGATCTGGCGCCACTACAAGTCCCTGATGGAGAAGTGATGACGGCGGTGTCCGAACGGCTGGCCGATCGTTCGACCGGCCCGGGCGTCATTCCGCTCACCGAGGCGGAGCAGTTCGTCTACCGGGAGGCCCGGCTCTCCGACGCCCACGACTACGACGGGTGGGAGGCGCTGTGGACCGACGACGCCATCTACTGGGTGCCCGCCGGCGGTGAGTCCGCCGAGGACCCCACCACCCAGGTCTCCGTGCTGTTCGACAACCGGTCCCGGATCGGCACCCGCGTCCGTCAGTTGAAGTCGGGCAAGCGGCACTCGCAGATCCCGAAGTCGAACGTCGTCCACTCGATCAGCAACGTCGAGATCCTCGGCCGGCACGAGAACGGCGACACCGAGGTCGCCGCCGCTCTGCTCGCGGTCGAGTGCCGCGAGCGCGGCACCGTGCTCTGGGCCGGCCGTGTCGAGTACCGCCTGCGTCGGGTGGGCGACGAGATCAAACTGTCCTGGAAGAAGGTCACGCTCGTCGACCGGGACATGCCCCTGTACACGCTCTCGTTCCTGATCTGATCGGGTCGATCTCATGGAGGAACCGGAGCTCGAGCCGCTGGGCGTCGTCGAGAACGAGTTCGCGGCCGTCCATCTCTCGATCGACCGCCGCGGCAACGGGCCGCGGCTGCGCATCGAGGACCTGACCACCGAGCACGTCGGCTATCTCGACGCCCTCACCCTCGAAGCCCTCGCCTGGGCCGACGACGACCGCATCCGCGCCCTCCTCGATCCGTCCAACGACCGCTGGCGCGATCGCAGTCAGTAGCCGGTCGCGGCGGCCCAGTCGCGGTGGAGGGCCTGGGTCAGGGCCTCGCACCGCCCGAGGAGATAGGTCTCGTTCGCCCCGGTGGCGATCAGGCGCTGGACGCCGGCGGCCATGCGGTAGTCCTGGGAGCCGATGATCTCGTAGAAGAAGTCGAGGGCGGTCTCGAGAATGATGCGCTGGTCCTCGGTCTCGATCGGGTCGTAGGAGTACAGCGACTGCACGGTGACCGAGTGGTCGATGCCGTCGGGGAAGACCTGGAACAGCTCGGCGTGGTCGCCGAAGAACAGCAGGATCGTGTTTGGGAAGATCAGGTAGACGAACCCGATGCCGCCGTCGTCGAAGCCGGTCCAGGTCTCGGTCGGACCCTCGGTGGAGTCGGTCAGGCAGCGCATCGCGACGGCCTGCCGGTGGTGCCGGCCGAAGCTGTCCGCCAGTAGCAGCCCGTTGGCGGCGAACATGTTGATCGTGTTCTGGTGCAGGTTCGGGATGTGGTAGCCCTCGGTGAAGGTGTCCACCGCCAGCTTCCAGTTCGCCGCGATGCGGTGCACGCGACGGTCGAAGTAGTGCAGGTCGCCGAGGTTCCACCGGTGGAGCTCGGCGTCGAACGGACCGAGGTGGGTGTCGAGGTCGAACGGCTCGCCCTGCGAGGTCGGCAGCACCCACAGGACGCCGGCGCGCTCGGCGACCGACACGGCCGACAGGCCGCGCGCCTCCCGGCACAACCCGGGGAACGTCTCCGCCTGCGGGACGCCGACGAGTTCGCCGGCGCGGTTGTAGGTCCACGAGTGGTACGGGCAGGTGAAGCTCCGGTTGGATCCGCTCGCCTCCTCGACGACCGGGGCGCCGCGATGACGGCAGGCGTTCCGCAACCCGCGGACCACCCCGTCGTCGCCGCGCACCAGCAGCAGGGACGTCCCGGGCGGCTCGAACAACTTCCAGTCGCCCGGTTCCGGCAGCTCGCCGGAGAGCCCGGCCAGCAGCGGGAGGCCGGCGAACAGGCGCTGCTGCTCCCGGGCGAAGCGTTCCGGGTCGGTGTAGACGGCGACCGGCACTTCTGTCATCTCGTCGCCGATCGCCATCGAGGGATTGGCCATCAGGTCGAGCAGCTGTGTGGTGACGTCGATCTCGAGGGCGCGGTCCATGAGCGACAGCCTAAGTAAGAGTGACTCGCAATAACAAGAGTCACTCGTAATCTTGCGATGGCCTACAGTCGACGACGTGCCCGGACGGACGAAGGTCGAACTGCGCCGCTCCCGGGTCCGGCGGGATCTCGCGCACCGCGCCGTGACGCTCATGACCGAGCAGGGGTTCGACGCGACGACCGTTGCCGAGATCGCCCAGGCCGCCGACTATCACCCGAGCAGCTTCTTCCGGTACTTCGCGACCAAGGAGGAGGCCGTCTTCCTCGGCGTTCCCGAGGCGACCGAGGGGTTCCGGGCCGCGTGCGCCGTGGTGAAGCGTGGGGACGACGCCTGGCCGGTCGTCCGCGACGCCGTGATCGCGGCGGTCGAGAGCTTCACCGAAGCCGATCCGGACTTCTTCGCCGCTCAGTTCGCGCTCTGGCTCACCGACCCGGCGCTGCAGGGTCCCATGGCGACCAACCTCCTGAAGTGGGAGGAGATCATCGCGGCCACCTTCGCGACGGCGACCGGGCGCAAGCGAGCCGACCTGTACTGCCACGTCGTCGGCGGCGCGATCGTCAGCTCGCTGCGGGCCTGTGTCTACGCGCACGGTCAGGAGCGCGACAGTTTCACCGACCGCGTCGCGCGAGCGATCACACTCCTCGAACAGGGCCTGCGCCGCCCCGGCGGACGTTAGGCCGGTGCCGGGACCTTCGCGGTCGCGGAGAACACGATGTCCTCGGTGACGTCGGCGCGGCGGGAGGCGAGGAGGTCGCCCAGGTAGTTCTGGGTGACGACCCACGGCCCGACGGTGCCGGACTTCGGGAACTGGTCGATGCCCCGCTGGACGTAACCCGACGTCAGATCCAGGAACGGCCGGCGCTCCATGCCCGGCGGCGGGGTCGGGAGCGCGGTGCGAAACCCGTGAGCCTCCATGTGGTCGAGGAGGCGGATCAGGTACCGGGCCGACAGGTCGGCGCGCAGCGTCCAGGAGTTGTTGGAGTAGCCGAAGCAGAACCCGAAGTTCGGGACGCCCGACAGCATCCAGGCGCGGTAGGCGACGGTGTCGGAGATGTCGACCCGTCGGCCGTCGACGTCGAGGGTCAGGCCACCGAGCGGCTTGAGGGTGAGGCCGGTCGCGGAGACGATGACGTCCGCCTCCAGGAACTGGCCCGACTTCAGGCGGATGCCGGCCTGCTCGAACCGCTCGATGTGGTCGGTGACCACGTCGACGGAGCCGTCGCGGATCGCCTTGAACAGGTCGCCGTTCGGCACCAGGCACAGCCGCTGGTCCCACGGCTCGTACGGCGGTGTGAAGTGCTCGTCGACGTACGCCGGGTCCTTGAGGAAGTGCAGCGCGGTCTTGCGGCAGATGTTCTTGAACGTCTGCGGGCGCCGCCGGCTGAGCGCGTACATCGTCTGCAGCGTCAGGACGTTCTTCGCCCGCACGATCCGGTGCGCGGCCGACGCCGGCAGCACCTTCTGCAGGCCGACGGCGACCTTGTCGACCTCGGGGAGCGAGAGCACCCACGTCGGCGTGCGCTGAAGCATCGTCACGTGAGCGGCCGTCGGGGCCATTGACGGCACGAGCGTGATCGCCGTGGCGCCGCTGCCGATGACGACGACGCGCTTGCCCGCGTAGTCGAGGTCCTTCGGCCAGAACTGCGGGTACACGAGCGTCCCGGCGAACTCCTCCTGGCCGGGGAAGTGTGGCGTGTGGCCCTTGTCGTAGTCGTAGTAGCCCGCGCACACGTAGAGGAAGCTCGCGGTGATCTCGACGGGCTGTCCGTCGCTCTCGGCGCGCACGGTCCACCGCGCGGTCTCCGAGGACCACGACGCCCCGAGCGCCTTGGTGCGGAAGCGGATGTGCTGCTCGACGCCGGCGTCCCGGGCCATGTCGCGGATGTACGTGCGGAGCGAGTCGCCGGAGGTGATGGACTCGCGCCCGCGCCAGGGCCGGAACGAGTAGCCCATGGTGAAGGCGTCCGTGTCGGAGCGGATGCCGGGGTACTGGAACAGGTCCCAGGTCCCGCCGATCGCGTCCCGGGCCTCGAGGATCTCGTACGTGCTGCCCGGCCGTTCGCGCTGCAGGCGCGTCGCGGTCCCGATGCCGGACAGGCCCGCGCCGATGATGAGGACGTCCACGGAATCGCTCATGAGACCACCATAACCCCGTTTCTTACTCCGAGTAAGTACCAATGTCCGATCAGGCCGGGAACGGCCGGCAGGGCATCCGCTTCACGATGTGGAAGAAGTTGCTGGGCGTCATCTCCGGCTCCCCGGCGACGATGTCCGGGCACCGCGTCAGCAGCTCGGAGAACAGGGCCCGGACCTGGAACCGGGCGAGCTGGTTGCCCAGGCAGTGGTGGATCCCGCCGCCGCCGAACCCGACGTGCGGGTTCGGGTGCCGGGACAGGTCCAGCTCGTGCGGGCGCTCGATCGCCAGCTCGTCGCGGTTGGCGGAGGAGTAGAACAGCACGACCTTGTCGCCCTGCGTGATCTGGACGCCGTCGAGCTCGCAGTCGCGGGCGGCGGTGCGGCGGAACGTCGCGATCGGGGTCGCCCAGCGCACGATCTCCTCGACCGCGGTGCCCATCCGGTTCGGCAGGTCCTCGAGCAGCCACGCGCGCTGCTCGGGGAAGTCCGTCAGCGCCTTGAGCCCGTGCGCGATCGACTGTCGGGTCGTGTCGTTGCCGGCGATCGTCAGCAGGACGAAGAACGACCCGATCTCGTGGTTGGTCAGTCGCTCACCGTCGACCTCGGCGAGGACGAGCGAGGAGAACAGGTCCGGTCCCGGGTTCACCCGGCGCTGCTCGATGAGGTCCTCGGCGAGGTCGTGCATGTACACGACGGCGTCGAAGAGCATCTCGATCGTCTCGTCCTGAGTCTCCGCGTACTCCGGATCGCCCCAGGAGGTCGCCTTCATCATCCACTCGGCGGCTTCCTGCCGCTGGCCGTCCGGGATGCCCATCATGTCGTTGATGTTGTGCATCGGCAGGAGCGAGGCGCACTCGGCGACGAAGTCCACCCACCCGTCCGGTGACTCCTTCGCCTTCTGGATCAGGTTGTCGACGACCCGCGCCGCGTTCGCGTGGATCTGATCCTCGATCCGGCGCATCTGCTTGGGGGTGAAGGCCGACGCGAGCAACCGGCGTAGGCCGGTGTGCCGCGGCGGGTCCATCGCGATGATCGACTGCGCGGCGTCGATGACCTGGACCGGCAGATTCTCCATCAGGATCGACGGCGCGGAGCGGAAGTCCTCCGGCCGGCGGGTGACCTCGATCAGGTGACGGTGGGTCGTGATCGCCCAGTACCCGTAGTCGTCCGGAACCTCGATCAGCTGCGCCTCGAACGGCGGCTGCCAGGTGATCGGCCGCTCCCGGCGCAGCACCGCGAATGTCTTCTCCCGCTCGGCCGCGGTCGCCCACCAGAAGGCCTCCGCCGACAGGTTGATCTCGTCGTAGGGCCGGTCGGGATTGCCGCTCGCGTTCGACAGTTCCTCGTTGTCGAACCAGATGTCGGTGGTCATCGGCCGTCACCTTCCGCAGCGCTGCAGTTCGGGTGGTACGACGCTAGGAACTGACGACACCCGGTGCCCATGGTCCGCCGCACCAGAGGTCGCCCGGTCCGCCGTGGCCGGGGCACAACAGCTGTTGACGGGGCGTCACGTCGACGGCCGTAGCACGGCCGGTCCGAGCACCCGGCAGGCGCGCAGCGCCAGCTCGATGTCCGCGCGGTCCGAGCGGAAGGGCCGCCCGCGCAGCGCCTCGGCCTTCGCGATCCGGTACTGCACGGAGTTCTTGTGCAGGTTCAGCGTCCGGGCCGCGGCGGTGTGGCTGGACCCGAGGTTGAGGAACACGCGAACGGTCTCGCGCAGGCGTTCGGTGTCCTCGTCGTCGACGGCGAGCGCGCCGAGGGTGTCGGCCACCCAGACCCGGGTGGCCGCCAGATCGGCGCACAGCAGCGCGATCGCCCCGACGTCGGAGAACGAGGTGACCCGGGCTGCGGCGGGACCGGCCGCGAGCGCAACACTCCGGGCCTGGTCGGCCTGCCGGTGGCTGGCGCGGAAACCGTCCACCCCGAACTCGGGGCGGCCGAGCGCGACCCGCGGGGCAGGTTCCCCCAGGGCCCCCGCTCGTCCGCCCAGCACCCGTACGAGGTCGTCGAGGTCCTCCAACTCGTCCGGCACGCTGATCCAGACCGAAGCGCTGGCCTCGTCGGTCGGCAGGAAAAGATGCTGCCCCTGGTGGACGGCCGCGGCCGCCGCCGTCAGCTGCTCGAGTCGGCGCAGCTGCTCGCCGGGTTCGGCGGACGGCGCCTCGAACCAGAGCAGGGCGGCCAGATGCGTCTGCCCGAGCCGGTACCCGAGCGCGGTCTCGGTGGCGGCGAGGTCCACCGGTTCGCCGTCCAGGAGCGCAGCGATCCGCGCGGTCCGCACGAACGAGCGGTGCTGCGTCCACGTGGCGCGTTCCTCCTCGTACGCGACGACGAGGAGCTCGGAGACCGAGTCGACGTAGGCGGTGGAGACGCGCAGCAGGTGCACCCCCGCGGCCGCGGTCTCGGCCGGGCTGCAGTCGGGATCGGCGGCCAGTTCGGACAGGGCGGCCTCGATGAAGGCCGCGTGGCCCAGGCGGTAGGCGCGCAGCAGGGCGGACACCGGGATGCCCCGCTGGGCGAGTCGGCGCGCGTAGGCGAGCGCGGCCGGCGGCGCACCGAGCAGGCGGGGGTCCACGCCCTGCTCCAGCACGTACAGGCCGGCGGCCACGCTCTCGTCGGTGGACGCAGCCAGCAGGCTGCGCATCGGGTCGTCGTGCTGCAGCGGCGCGATCTCGGCGGCGAACAGCGCGACCAGGTCCGCGGTCAGTGCCGCACGGGAGGCCGCGAGACGTCGGACCGCCGCGGCGATCTGCGCGGCCGCGGTCAGGTCAGCGCCGCCGGACACGCCCCCACACAACCACGTCCCGCGACCCAGGTCACCGGCGTCCGCTCGAATTCCCGATCTCACACTCCGCAGTCGCCGGCGCGCGATTCGGTGTCCGATTTCGTCACGATTGTGCAACCGAACGGTCGGGCCGGCCCCGGGCGTCCGCGGGGCTGGTCCGGTGAGCCCAAAGGGGGCGACGGAGATTGTGCCCGTGTGACAGTGACCCCAATCACGTCGATTCGTACCTTTGACCACACGTCTTTGGTCCCGCAGCACAACAAGTCCCCGGAGTTGAACGTGCCCTCCTCCCGCTCGCTCTCATCGGTCCGACTGGTCGCGCTCCTCGCGGCCGGTGCCCTGGTCACTGCCTGTGGTGCCTCCCAGGAGGTCAAGGAGTCCGTCGCCGCGCAGCGGGCGGCCGGTCCGGCCGCCGGTGCCGCGGGGCCGGACCTCGGTGGCGGCGCGGCGGCCCCGGCGGCCGGCGCCGACGTTCCGGGAGCGGTCGTCCCCGGCGCGGGCGCGGCGCCGGCGGCCCAGGGCGCCGGCCCCGCCACCGCCCCCGACGCGGCCGCCGCCGGCGACAAGAACAAGTCGGCGACGACCAACGACACCGGCGCCACGGCCACCAAGCCGGCCGGCGGCACCGTCGCCTGTGGCGCGGCCGCGCCGGCCGGCGGCAACGGCGGCGCCACGGACACCGGGGTCACCGAGACGACCATCAAGATCGGCGCCACGTTCTTCAACGGCGGCTTCCTGGACAAGTACAGCCAGGTCTCGCAGAACGCGGCCACCGCCTACTTCAACTACATCAACAGCCAGGGCGGCATCTGCGGGCGCAAGATCGTCTACTCGCCGTGCGACACCGGCGGGACCGCCGACGGCACGACCGGCTGCCTGTCCAAGCTGGCCGCCCAGGACAAGGTCTTCATGATGGGCCCGTCCCTGGACTTCAACCTGGACATCGTCCAGAAGACCCTGGCCGACAACAAGCTGCCGTGGGTCGGCTCCTCCGGTCTGTACGACCAGGAGTTCACCAGCCCGTGGATGTACCCGACGCAGATCCCCGGCGGTTCGGTCGGCGCCCTCATCACCACCCACGCGGTGAAGACGCTGGGCGTCAAGCGCATCGGCGTCTCGCAGCTCCGTAACGGCGCCGGTCCGTCCTGCACGGGCAAGGTCAAGTCCACCGCCGAGGCCCTCGGGGCCCAGATGGTGTCGGTCGCGCTCAACGCCGACGTCGAGACCAGCCTCGACAGCCAGGTCGCGGCGCTGAAGAACGCGAACGTCGACTCCGTCCTGTTCTGCAACGACCCGGTGAACACGATCAAGTTCATCCAGGCCGCGCAGCGCACCGGCTGGAAGCCGATCTTCTTCGGCGGGTTCGTCGCCGCGGACGACGTGCCGCTGGCCGCCGGCGCGTACGGCAAGGGCATGTACGGCCTGACGATGTACGACTTCTACAAGTCGGACTCGCCCGGGCTGCGCGAGTAC of the Sporichthya polymorpha DSM 43042 genome contains:
- a CDS encoding PucR family transcriptional regulator, with the protein product MSGGADLTAAAQIAAAVRRLAASRAALTADLVALFAAEIAPLQHDDPMRSLLAASTDESVAAGLYVLEQGVDPRLLGAPPAALAYARRLAQRGIPVSALLRAYRLGHAAFIEAALSELAADPDCSPAETAAAGVHLLRVSTAYVDSVSELLVVAYEEERATWTQHRSFVRTARIAALLDGEPVDLAATETALGYRLGQTHLAALLWFEAPSAEPGEQLRRLEQLTAAAAAVHQGQHLFLPTDEASASVWISVPDELEDLDDLVRVLGGRAGALGEPAPRVALGRPEFGVDGFRASHRQADQARSVALAAGPAAARVTSFSDVGAIALLCADLAATRVWVADTLGALAVDDEDTERLRETVRVFLNLGSSHTAAARTLNLHKNSVQYRIAKAEALRGRPFRSDRADIELALRACRVLGPAVLRPST
- a CDS encoding ABC transporter substrate-binding protein, whose product is MPSSRSLSSVRLVALLAAGALVTACGASQEVKESVAAQRAAGPAAGAAGPDLGGGAAAPAAGADVPGAVVPGAGAAPAAQGAGPATAPDAAAAGDKNKSATTNDTGATATKPAGGTVACGAAAPAGGNGGATDTGVTETTIKIGATFFNGGFLDKYSQVSQNAATAYFNYINSQGGICGRKIVYSPCDTGGTADGTTGCLSKLAAQDKVFMMGPSLDFNLDIVQKTLADNKLPWVGSSGLYDQEFTSPWMYPTQIPGGSVGALITTHAVKTLGVKRIGVSQLRNGAGPSCTGKVKSTAEALGAQMVSVALNADVETSLDSQVAALKNANVDSVLFCNDPVNTIKFIQAAQRTGWKPIFFGGFVAADDVPLAAGAYGKGMYGLTMYDFYKSDSPGLREYKKITEFYYPNTFHHFYEQAAYVGAAAIVATLKAIGPKVTRTDFVKQLRTMRSFDVGLGLKLDFANLKNAVPSGIILKADDNLAWQIESKRFSPAGAKSSVSESVRPDFVADRTRSRIAPARTF